The stretch of DNA atgacggggagagggagaggtggtgtgAGTAAAAGTAGAAAATGTGGTCGCATGCAAACATTAAAGCGAATACGCGGGGCGTAAATGCAGCGAAACGCAGtaaggaaaagagagcgatgggtggcagggaaagaaaaaaagagagggagagacccCAGGGTGGGTGCGGCAAAGGCTGTCGTCATAGGATGCCTCAATGAATTCCACAAGGAGTGAGAACAGACCACATGTGGGACGCAGCAAGTGCTTGGTTTAGTTTCGGTTTGCGAGCGCATGTGCGCTGGCCATTACACAGAGCAAGGCGGCGACGAACACAGAGAGCagtgaacacacacacacacacacatatatatatgtatatatatatatatgtgcgtCACTTGCTTGTCGACCCCATTGCGTACACGTGCTCCATCTTCGATACACCGTAGTGGGAAAGATTTGCCATCACGTACGTTGGCATGCTCGTCGTGGTCAGCTTATCCCGCACCGCTGGAAAAAAGTCAGAGAACACCAATGTGGGGTCGacatcggcgccgctggtACGAGCGTCCAACTCGGGTATGCAGGGCGGATGGTGTCCAAGGGGACTGCTGTTGGAGGGCGCAGAAGGAGGCGGGGTTGGTAAAGGCGCCGTGGGGCGCGGGCTGCCACCAGTCGACAGCCCAccagcacggctgctgctaccaCCGTAAGGGGCTACGCTGTACGGGCCCGAGACCGATACTGGTGCTGAcgaaggctgctgctgctccgtggCAAGCGCAGCCTCCCGGATTTCCCACTGTCGCAGAAACTCTATGGGAGTCGGTGCGAGACACACCTCCAACGCTGACTTGGTTGGTTCCACCTTGGCGGTGGAGACACAGGTTCCGTTGCCGCTCGCGTTCCCGCCTCTGCGGTCGCGCTCCATCGTCACTCGGTCCAAGTACACGCCGCTGGATGGCAGCGGGATTGTCCACGGCTGCAGACGGATAGAGAGCTCTGGAATGTCACTCAGCTTCAGTTCGGGATCTCGAAGATCGTATGCAATCGTGCAATTGTCAAGCGGCGTTCCGTCAGACGTCGCCCCTATCGCGGAGAGGCCGCCGGGTGCCTTAGACAAAAACACGCCAGAAGGGCGGGCATCAGTATAGCACAGCTCCAGTTGAGCCGTGGCAATATCCTGATGGCCGCGACGCGACACGCCTGTTGCGTCAGCGGGAGTGGAAGCAGACGCTTGTTTATCTCTCTCAATGGCCTGCAGAGCGTGTCGCATTGTCTCCTGCGCATCCACAAGGCCGAGAGAGCCGAACGGGGAGTGGCCAGGCTTAtcaacggcggcgccaccgccatggGCCGCTTGAGCGCCGGCGCCCCTGGCGACGACCGTGCGGCTCGCCTTAGCCGCCCGGTGGCTCGAAGCGtcagcactgccgctgctagTGGTAGCGGAGCGC from Leishmania panamensis strain MHOM/PA/94/PSC-1 chromosome 25 sequence encodes:
- a CDS encoding hypothetical protein (TriTrypDB/GeneDB-style sysID: LpmP.25.0710), which produces MGSSSSAQLVVVQRLLKSVLSAAGNVVRGTDSQRKFTSLYTEFCISAVRSLASVEEAVYELTHPGCRAADAADWAIQGIDDADFLKQVAVYVATHTSALSVAYLEHVGQSAFEKLQKQQRKRERSATTSSGSADASSHRAAKASRTVVARGAGAQAAHGGGAAVDKPGHSPFGSLGLVDAQETMRHALQAIERDKQASASTPADATGVSRRGHQDIATAQLELCYTDARPSGVFLSKAPGGLSAIGATSDGTPLDNCTIAYDLRDPELKLSDIPELSIRLQPWTIPLPSSGVYLDRVTMERDRRGGNASGNGTCVSTAKVEPTKSALEVCLAPTPIEFLRQWEIREAALATEQQQPSSAPVSVSGPYSVAPYGGSSSRAGGLSTGGSPRPTAPLPTPPPSAPSNSSPLGHHPPCIPELDARTSGADVDPTLVFSDFFPAVRDKLTTTSMPTYVMANLSHYGVSKMEHVYAMGSTSK